The DNA segment AACCTGTTGCTGCGTGAGTTCATCGCTTCAGAGGGTTGCAGCGCTCAGACCATGAGCCGGGCTGCGCTCGATTACAACGTGTTCGGGGAGTCCTACTTCTTCAAGCACTGCAACGCCTTCGGCCAGTGCCTGGAGCTGGAGCATCTGATGGCCATCAATATGCGGGTCAAGATCGATGGCGGATTCGTGATGTTGTTGCCTGACAACAAGGAGCTGGAGTTCGACGAGGATGAGATCGTCCACATCATGGATTACGACGTGGAGCAGAACATCTACGGGATTCCGGATTACCTGGGAGGCCTGCAGGCTCTGTTGCTGAACGAAGCCGCAACGCTGTTCCGGCGCCGGTACTACAGCAACGGCGCGCACGCCGGTTACATCTTCTACACCAACGATCCCGATCTTAGTGAGAAGGACGAGCAGGAGCTGCAGGCGCAGATCGCCGGATCGAAGGGTGTTGGCAACTTCCGGTCGATGTTCGTGAACATCCCGGGCGGGCATGAGAACGCGATCAAGATCATCCCGATTGGGGATTTCCAGGCAAAAGACGAGCTTGAGAAGGTCAAGAACATCACCCGCAACGACATCATTGCAGCCTGGCGCATGAACCCCGCTCTGGCCGGGATCATCCCTGAGAACAGTGGCGGGTTCGGTGACATCGAGAAGATCGATCGCGTGTATACGAGTAACGAAATCAGACCGATCTGTCAGCTATTCGACGAAGCCAACGAGGCGTTGCGCGAAGACAGGCGTTTTAGCTGGAGAGAGCCGCCTAAAGCAGATGGAAACACTGCCACTTGATCTGATTGCAGTCGAAATGACTATACATTTCTGTAGAATGCTGGCCACTGGACATCCCTGGGGAGGGACACAATGAGGATCGATTGTACGACGTGCGGACACAAGGGACGGATCAGCTCCCGGGAGACTATCACCCGCACATACGTGAAGCTGTACTGCCAGTGCCTGGACGCGAAATGCGGGCACACCTGGGTATCGAACCTGTCATTCGACCATACGCTGCGGCCTTCGGCGTTGCACCAGGAGCCACATGACGCCGCGCACCTGGCGGCGCAGATCCGGAGCCTGCCTGCAGACAAGCAACGTGAGCTGTTCGATAAGTTGGGTACTCAGCGCGTGGCGTGAACCGCCGGCGCCAGGCCGGCGATCTGCAGCGACTTATCCAGCTTTTATCGGATGCACGTTCAGTACTTCCAGTAAGCGCAGTACCTGGTGCTGCTCCTGATCCGACATCTGTCGGAATCGCTGTATCAGTTGCTGCTCACTGCAGGTTAGCGCGCTCTTGTCGGCTTCGTTAAAACCAAGAACACCATGCGCAACGACTGCCATCTCCAACATGCTTTAGCTCCTTGAAATGCATTGAGGAGCAGGCTGTATCGGGTGATGGCAGAGGTCTTAGAGGTGGGACAAAGGTGGGCAGTTTATTTGCCGCGGGCATCAGCATCGTCAGCCATAGCTTTGAGAAACCGGCTGATTGCTTGTCGATCAAAGTCGGTGATCCGGCGGTATTGATCAATGACTTTTGCCTCTTCGGGCAGCAAACCAGATACGGGCCTAAAACCCGTAAGCACAAAGGCAACATCAACGCCCAGCGTCGCTACGGCCACAAGATAGGCAGTGTCGGGATTGCGCACTCCCCTTTCATAGCCTCCTTGAGTGTTTCTACCCACGCCGCCGGTACTTGCCAAATCCTCTTGGCTCAAGCCCAAGCGTTCCCGCTCCTCTCGAAGTCGTTCGCCTACAGAGGTAATCGGGCCAGACTCGCTCACAGCAATAGGGACCTCTGCAGGACCGCACACAATGTACGGCACATCCAATCCAAGCTCCGTCGCTGCCAAAGCGAGATAGGACGCAGGAGCGTCGCTACTACCGCTTTCGTAGTTGACCTGTGTTCGCTTCGACACCTTCAACCTCTCTGCCATCTGGTCTTGAGTAAGGCCTGCCAGGTTCCGTTGCTCGCGCAGCCTCGTGCCAATCTGTTCAGAAAGTCGCAAAATTTTGCCTCTCGGTATTTACATTGGCAATTTATTGCCACAACATGCGCATGTTCTCACACGAATACGCAGGAATTTGCACTATGCCGAAATGCTCTATTACTGATCAAGCCCGAGAGACGGCCCGGAAGGCATTGGAACGTTGTGGCCAGACGGCGAGAGGCTTCGCTAAGCAACACGGTTTAAGTCCCAGCACCGTTTACGCGGTGCTGAGTGGCCAAAGCCAATGTCGTCGTGGGGAGGCACATCGAGCCGCTGTCCTGCTTGGAATCAAGGACG comes from the Pseudomonas sp. StFLB209 genome and includes:
- a CDS encoding phage portal protein; translated protein: MAKLLRANAHHGAIPKFKRNLLLREFIASEGCSAQTMSRAALDYNVFGESYFFKHCNAFGQCLELEHLMAINMRVKIDGGFVMLLPDNKELEFDEDEIVHIMDYDVEQNIYGIPDYLGGLQALLLNEAATLFRRRYYSNGAHAGYIFYTNDPDLSEKDEQELQAQIAGSKGVGNFRSMFVNIPGGHENAIKIIPIGDFQAKDELEKVKNITRNDIIAAWRMNPALAGIIPENSGGFGDIEKIDRVYTSNEIRPICQLFDEANEALREDRRFSWREPPKADGNTAT
- a CDS encoding ogr/Delta-like zinc finger family protein encodes the protein MRIDCTTCGHKGRISSRETITRTYVKLYCQCLDAKCGHTWVSNLSFDHTLRPSALHQEPHDAAHLAAQIRSLPADKQRELFDKLGTQRVA
- a CDS encoding helix-turn-helix domain-containing protein — encoded protein: MRLSEQIGTRLREQRNLAGLTQDQMAERLKVSKRTQVNYESGSSDAPASYLALAATELGLDVPYIVCGPAEVPIAVSESGPITSVGERLREERERLGLSQEDLASTGGVGRNTQGGYERGVRNPDTAYLVAVATLGVDVAFVLTGFRPVSGLLPEEAKVIDQYRRITDFDRQAISRFLKAMADDADARGK
- a CDS encoding helix-turn-helix domain-containing protein is translated as MPKCSITDQARETARKALERCGQTARGFAKQHGLSPSTVYAVLSGQSQCRRGEAHRAAVLLGIKDGVIENTNDIAAQ